A region of Colletotrichum destructivum chromosome 11, complete sequence DNA encodes the following proteins:
- a CDS encoding Putative serine/threonine-protein kinase, active, which yields MIVRTPNPQEELLGSGSFGTVFRLQGLPIARKYIRLPQSGGGLPPEGIREIACLRRLRNYSPSDRRNCIDVLHIEISKTNIMLDLELMTGGTLGELLSEARLGPELALSYSVQILRGLQFLHDVGITHRDLKPNNILLSSPNGLKIADFGLSHVISGCEPRTPLVCTLYYRPPELLRANVFLNKVRGLTYTSAIDNWSAGCILREMIVGLGPVFRPARTIYSSTTSSIEQLDAIIKKFYLSSGFINEKLATSFCNSTLKLPEITISPPLMNQILEVTQLLLIPNPEFRCAAGTALKTLEQLDST from the exons ATGATTGTAAGAACGCCAAACCCGCAAGAAGAGTTGCTTGGATCAGGATCCTTTGGTACCGTGTTCAGGCTCCAAGGTCTTCCTATCGCCCGGAAATACATACGGCTTCCCCAATCAGGTGGCGGATTGCCGCCCGAAGGCATAAGAGAAATTGCCTGTTTGCGACGGTTGAGAAACTACTCTCCCAGCGATAGAAGAAATTGCATTGATGTTCTCCACATTGAGATATCGAAGACGAACATAATGCTTGACTTGGAGTTGATGACCGGCGGAACTCTCGGTGAGCTTCTAAGCGAGGCGAGGCTGGGTCCTGAACTCGCCTTAtcgtactctgtacagatCCTTCGAGGCCTTCAATTTCTTCACGACGTCGGAATTACTCATCGTGATCTTAAGCCCAACAACATCTTGCTTTCTTCCCCCAACGGTTTGAAAATAGCAGACTTTGGGCTCTCTCATGTTATAAGCGGCTGTGAACCACGAACACCGTTG GTGTGCACGCTGTATTATAGACCACCAGAGCTCCTCCGAGCAAATGTGTTCCTAAATAAGGTTCGTGGTCTGACGTACACCTCCGCCATCGACAATTGGTCTGCCGGCTGCATCCTTCGGGAAATGATTGTGGGGCTGGGCCCGGTGTTCCGACCGGCGAGGACAATTTACTCGTCGACTACGAGTTCgatcgagcagctcgacgcaATTATCAA GAAGTTCTATTTATCCTCCGGCTTCATTAACGAAAAGCTTGCTACAAGCTTCTGTAACTCAACCTTGAAGCTTCCCGAGATTACGATTTCACCTCCATTGATGAACCAGATCCTTGAGGTCACACAA CTTCTGTTGATCCCGAATCCGGAGTTCCGCTGCGCCGCAGGGACAGCGCTGAAGACTCTCGAGCAACTAGACTCAACTTGA
- a CDS encoding Putative patatin-like phospholipase domain, Acyl transferase/acyl hydrolase/lysophospholipase, with protein sequence MSDVLLFVARDIPSARRLLQSWASECSDLPPSHRPAVSVLVEKIRDVDEPVDLTRVVFDDQPSCCFSSIKVYRAGPSTGKIPNDVFSEVRCVRKRRQAERTLWDWHTLFRVSRGILQQLASAPEPAQGTNLAVSHVSAFDMSRLPQPLKKASPWLKDVWGEWIQQAVSVDDLRRTRLPIVANALSMDTVVSYDAFCEEKVFGELYHDALSAALIHQQFMPVTDAIAIVTSMVKAMMGELRLATPKGRREVRVRFLSQHRAGLALTKSSRLCLVCFVQPAEVFLPCECALCEICYRGYGNGELTGTVIVFDRCVLCETVFASGCAVRLKPPTAGCRVLALDGGGVKGIVQLRVLHEIQNLTGLPIQIFFDLAIGTSVGRLPLFHTRKRSTFRTDVFLGGINALSIGVLGSSLDTCEKDFVELARKIFPKASTRLGRWCQKLSQCVRLVCKDGIYSPSEPILRSITGEARLRGPRKSLYDRKPFEQMKVAVTSIESRTSTSKLFTTYTDHNAPTNLVRVVAGITSAAPVYFPPISLGSPKVAYYDGLEIPLLHARDEALRLSPRKVPDYILSVGNGIMRTTPNTLMNSLSRFAHFSLESLWGHRQYEKLGGPVGEAFNEFRIDPVLDMEAVALDDADAIGKLVQQLNRQFVVNSELRQRIKQLSLVMVASLFYFQFQTMPWINRRGEVVCQGFITCRYEDDSNMTRALAASYKGLSVIVAGNEYSVTADRRTSVDFTLPSWSLPFDIRLKHSGKSSSITGFPQSADGLVELQLHGGNLLRPTTKRSRVRSTYSPRLPKKRRLFL encoded by the exons ATGAGCgatgttcttctttttgtcGCCAGAGACATTCCGTCTGCGCGTCGTCTGCTTCAGTCGTGGGCCTCAGAGTGCAGTGACCTACCCCCAAGCCATCGCCCAGCGGTAAGTGTCCTAGTCGAGAAGATCCGGGATGTCGACGAGCCGGTGGACCTGACCCGTGTGGTTTTCGACGATCAGCCTTCCTGCTGTTTTAGCAGCATAAAAGTGTACCGGGCTGGACCATCTACTGGGAAGATTCCCAATGATGTCTTCTCCGAGGTCCGATGCgtgagaaagagaaggcAGGCGGAAAGGACGCTTTGGGATTGGCATACACTCTTTCGCGTGTCTCGCGGAATTCTGCAGCAATTGGCAAGTGCGCCAGAGCCGGCACAGGGGACTAATCTGGCCGTGAGCCATGTGTCAGCGTTCGACATGAGCCGGTTGCCCCAGCCTCTGAAGAAGGCGAGCCCTTGGCTGAAAGATGTCTGGGGTGAGTGGATCCAGCAGGCTGTGTCGGTGGACGATCTACGACGAACGAGATTGCCCATTGTCGCCAATGCCCTTTCAATGGATACAGTGGTATCTTACGACG CGTTTTGTGAAGAGAAAGTCTTTGGAGAGTTGTATCACGACGCGCTGTCTGCAGCGCTCATTCACCAACAATTCATGCCGGTGACTGATGCAATAGCAATCGTAACCTCGATGGTGAAGGCAATGATGGGCGAACTGCGCCTGGCGACCCCAAAAGGCCGGCGAGAAGTGCGGGTGAGATTTTTAAGCCAGCACCGCGCCGGTCTCGCGTTGACCAAGTCCTCCCGCCTATGTCTTGTGTGCTTTGTGCAGCCTGCCGAGGTATTCCTCCCATGTGAATGCGCATTGTGTGAGATATGCTACCGTGGATACGGAAACGGTGAGTTGACCGGAACCGTGATCGTGTTCGATAGATGTGTTTTATGCGAAACAGTGTTCGCCTCTGGGTGCGCCGTACGTCTGAAGCCGCCCACGGCGGGATGCCGCGTCCTGgccctcgatggcggcggagTAAAGGGCATCGTTCAGCTGCGTGTTCTACATGAGATACAAAACTTGACCGGACTACCTATACAAATCTTTTTTGACTTGGCCATCGGGACCAGCGTCGGTAGGCTGCCTTTATTCCACACGAGAAAGAGAAGTACGTTCAGAACTGATGTGTTTCTAGGAGGCATCAATGCGTTGTCGATTGGTGTCCTAGGATCGTCGCTAGACACTTGTGAGAAGGATTTCGTGGAACTGGCGCGCAAGATATTTCCCAAGGCCTCGACAAGGCTTGGTCGCTGGTGCCAAAAACTGTCGCAGTGTGTTCGACTTGTCTGTAAAGATGGCATTTATAGTCCCAGCGAGCCGATTTTAAGGTCGATCACAGGAGAGGCAAGACTCAGAGGACCACGAAAGTCGCTCTACGATCGGAAACCCTTCGAGCAGATGAAGGTAGCCGTAACGTCAATCGAGTCGAGAACGAGTACGTCGAAGCTATTTACTACGTATACAGACCATAACGCTCCAACCAACCTAGTCCGAGTGGT GGCTGGGATAACCTCGGCCGCTCCTGT ATATTTCCCCCCCATATCCCTGGGGTCTCCGAAGGTAGCGTATTATGACGGGCTGGAGATCCCGCTGTTACATGCGCGAGACGAAGCGCTGCGCCTATCTCCCCGTAAGGTGCCTGATTATATCCTTTCGGTAGGTAACGGCATCATGAGGACGACCCCGAATACTTTAATGAACTCTCTATCGCGGTTTGCACACTTCAGCCTCGAGTCTTTGTGGGGGCACCGTCAGTATGAAAAGCTTGGTGGGCCGGTGGGCGAGGCGTTCAACGAGTTCCGGATCGACCCTGTTCTTGACATGGAGGCGGTGGCGCTAGACGACGCGGATGCCATAGGCAAGCTGGTCCAACAGCTGAACCGGCAATTCGTTGTCAATTCAGAGCTTCGCCAGCGGATAAAACAGTTATCGCTAGTAATGGTTGCTTCCTTGTTCTATTTCCAGTTTCAAACGATGCCGTGGATAAATCGACGGGGCGAAGTGGTTTGCCAAGGGTTTATTACCTGCCGATACGAGGACGACTCGAACATGACAAGAGCGCTGGCGGCGAGTTACAAAGGGCTTTCGGTCATAGTAGCTGGTAACGAGTACAGTGTGACTGCAGACCGACGCACTAGCGTCGATTTCACTTTGCCTTCATGGAGCCTTCCGTTTGACATCAGACTAAAGCATAGTGGAAAGTCCTCTTCTATTACCGGATTCCCACAATCGGCCGACGGATTGGTAGAGTTGCAACTTCATGGTGGAAACCTGCTGAGGCCAACTACGAAACGATCCAGAGTAAGAAGTACATACAGCCCTCGCCTACCAAAGAAGAGAAGACTGTTTTTGTAG
- a CDS encoding Putative Fork head domain, winged helix-like DNA-binding domain superfamily — MNTMPCVPETSSSTEGFANDRSDSYKYNSNYGQGAYTACSPSLVNWSPCRPASTQTIVPAVAAQHHLFFHPQEQPSVSGNLKIPMHISPDELVTRSMDGQGHYDNSVFQQSFWLNRWDSGSLQCSTMMERPTQDEFKAIDASVFQHRSSPVSFMEGSVVGPNVIPELSVVPELGQHTFSATGSPLQEKVKPGKPYSALIHEALKQADDHTMTLRELYKWFRDHTDKIKREGDTGWQNSIRHNLSMNKAFKKVEAGLSKWTLDPDYINKIQPTTQFRSGNRTGSQKSPSRLRRAHNGGLRRRKDTSPENTTPHRKRNRQAPTTGG; from the exons ATGAACACTATGCCCTGTGTCCCTGAGACATCTTCGTCAACCGAGGGGTTTGCCAATGACCGGAGCGATAGTTACAAGTACAACTCCAACTATGGTCAAGGCGCCTACACAGCGTGCAGCCCGTCGCTTGTCAACTGGAGCCCCTGCCGTCCCGCCTCCACCCAAACTATCGttcccgccgtcgccgcccaaCACCACCTGTTCTTTCACCCCCAGGAACAGCCTTCAGTTTCTGGTAACCTCAAAATCCCGATGCATATCTCACCGGACGAATTGGTCACAAGAAGCATGGATGGCCAAGGGCATTACGACAATAGCGTCTTTCAGCAGAGCTTCTGGCTGAATCGATGGGACAGCGGATCTCTTCAGTGCTCCACCATGATGGAAAGACCAACCCAGGATGAGTTCAAAGCTATAGACGCTTCCGTGTTCCAACACCGTAGCTCACCGGTGTCCTTTATGGAGGGTTCCGTGGTGGGGCCGAACGTTATTCCGGAGCTGAGCGTGGTCCCGGAGCTCGGACAGCACACTTTTTCTGCTACCGGTTCGCCACTCCAGGAGAAAGTCAAACCTGGGAAGCCCTACTCGGCGCTTATTCACGAAGCCCTGAAGCAAGCGGATGATCACACCATGACGCTACGGGAGCTGTATAAGTGGTTCAGGGATCACACTGATAAGATAAAAAGGGAAGGCGACACTGGTTGGCAGAATAGCATCCGTCACAACCTAAGCATGAACAAA GCATTCAAGAAAGTCGAGGCAGGCCTGTCGAAGTGGACTCTGGACCCCGATTACATCAACAAGATCCAGCCAACGACACAATTCCGTTCTGGCAACCGAACTGGCTCCCAAAAGAGCCCCTCCCGACTCAGACGTGCCCATAACGGCGGGCTTCGTAGACGAAAAGACACTTCCCCCGAGAATACTACGCCACATCGAAAAAGAAACAGACAAGCGCCAACGACGGGCGGCTGA
- a CDS encoding Putative Chromo-like domain superfamily protein, with translation MLVLIQSARATHSNRPLISSSVQNAVAPLTPIGIVGAPNQRSQQLCFNSCRHTALLNGCHTGGTIMTIVATPTVFAVTSFVAPIADMRCMCSDNCPNDQTDNCNGARSNVDDRKHTAYVNESTGRDQTIEIEDDPKDGRPVIESIIGHRKHQQDETLIQMQIQWTHGEVTWELESKVQLAAAEDLFKYWSSLEGCRSGAMTNKDLWHVLEIEGHKKDGRGFKLKVSWVGSTARSWEPETAIREADPQLVDDYWNSKRRHQVNLKTVTVSAKKVTRYDPQPVRGRRSLRGPRLRRGTKPARQSLRLLNKLGRPSGRPRLSYH, from the exons ATGCTCGTTTTAATCCAGTCGGCGCGTGCCACCCACTCAAACCGCCCATTGATTAGTTCATCGGTGCAGAACGCCGTCGCGCCATTGACACCCATTGGCATCGTTGGCGCCCCAAATCAGCGTTCGCAACAACTCTGTTTCAACAGTTGCCGACACACTGCTCTTCTCAACGGCTGCC ATACTGGAGGTACCATCATGACCATAGTCGCCACGCCCACAGTTTTCGCAGTCACTTCTTTTGTTGCGCCGATTGCAGATATGAGGTGTATGTGTTCTGACAACTGTCCAAACGACCAAACCGACAACTGCAACGGGGCTAGATCGAATGTCGACGATAGGAAGCATACTGCCTATGTCAACGAGTCTACAGGACGTGACCAGACTATAGAGATAGAGGACGACCCCAAGGATGGCCGACCCGTGATCGAATCCATTATCGGACATCGCAAGCATCAACAAGATGAGACACTGATTCAGATGCAAATTCAATGGACGCACGGCGAGGTGACTTGGGAGCTCGAGAGCAAAGTTCAATTGGCCGCAGCAGAGGATCTTTTCAAGTACTGGAGCAGTTTGGAGGGTTGTCGGTCCGGTGCCATGACCAACAAGGACCTTTGGCACGTATTGGAGATCGAGGGGCACAAGAAAGATGGCAGAGGCTTCAAGCTGAAGGTTTCCTGGGTGGGATCGACAGCTCGATCTTGGGAGCCGGAGACAGCCATAAGGGAGGCTGATCCtcagctcgtcgacgactaTTGGAATTCCAAAAGGCGGCATCAAGTGAATCTTAAGACTGTTACTGTGTCCGCGAAGAAGGTCACTCGGTATGACCCTCAGCCGGTCAGAGGAAGAAGGTCTCTACGCGGTCCGAGATTGCGGAGGGGAACCAAGCCGGCAAGGCAGTCACTGCGATTATTGAATAAGCTAGGGAGGCCCTCTGGAAGACCACGTCTTTCGTACCATTAA